DNA sequence from the Streptomyces sp. HUAS 15-9 genome:
TCGACTGGCCGGACTGGGTGCCCGGACGGATGTCGACCTCTTCGAGGCCGTCCAGAGTCTCCAGCGGGACCTTGGTGCCGAGCGCCGCCGCCGTCATCGGGATCGTCACCGTGCAGTGCAGATCGTCGCCGCGCCGCTGGAACATGGCGTGCGGCAGCTCGTGGATCTCGACGTACAGGTCACCGGCGGGACCGCCGCCGGGGCCGACCTCGCCCTCACCGGCGAGCTGGATGCGCGTGCCGTTGTCGACACCGGCCGGGATCTTGACCGTGAGGGTGCGACGGGACCGCACGCGGCCGTCGCCGGCGCACTCCGGGCACGGGGTGGGCACCACGGTGCCGAAGCCCTGGCACTGGGGGCACGGGCGGGACGTCATGACCTGGCCCAGGAAGGACCGGGTCACCTGCGACACCTCACCGCGGCCGCGGCACATGTCACACGTCTGGGCGGTGGTGCCCGGCGCGGCGCCCTCGCCGTTGCAGGTGTTGCAGACGACGGCCGTGTCGACCTGGATGTCCTTGGTCGTACCGAAGGCCGCCTCGTCCAGCTCGACCTCGATACGGATCATCGCGTCCTGGCCCCGGCGGGTACGCGAGCGCGGTCCGCGCTGCGACGCCGTACCGAAGAACGCGTCCATGATGTCGGAGAAGTTGCCGAAGCCACCGGCCCCGAAGCCGCCCGCACCGGCCCCGCCGGCCTGCGAGAGCGGGTCGCCGCCGAGGTCGTAGACCTGCT
Encoded proteins:
- the dnaJ gene encoding molecular chaperone DnaJ, which translates into the protein MATDYYAVLGVRRDASQEEIKKAFRRLARELHPDVNPDPKTQERFKEINAAYEVLSDPQKKQVYDLGGDPLSQAGGAGAGGFGAGGFGNFSDIMDAFFGTASQRGPRSRTRRGQDAMIRIEVELDEAAFGTTKDIQVDTAVVCNTCNGEGAAPGTTAQTCDMCRGRGEVSQVTRSFLGQVMTSRPCPQCQGFGTVVPTPCPECAGDGRVRSRRTLTVKIPAGVDNGTRIQLAGEGEVGPGGGPAGDLYVEIHELPHAMFQRRGDDLHCTVTIPMTAAALGTKVPLETLDGLEEVDIRPGTQSGQSIPLHGRGVTHLRGGGRGDLIVHVEVQTPTKLDPEQERLLRELAKLRGEERPQGQFQPGQQGLFSRLKDAFNGR